The proteins below come from a single Oncorhynchus keta strain PuntledgeMale-10-30-2019 chromosome 1, Oket_V2, whole genome shotgun sequence genomic window:
- the nphs2 gene encoding podocin, whose protein sequence is MLLLITEIPRGMEKRPETASPRRTPRAGRVAKREHSSSPTSRGRHHKGTKTVRLPEEHEKKEGPKRDTWEAETNGEADKEIDRPVKSTSTVVDVDNVREKERGEENEEFMALLESEWQEEGVKPRSLGVCEWLLMVLALTLVILFFPISIWFCVKVVREHERAVIFRLGHLLRGRPRGPGLLFYLPLLDVFQKVDIRLKMLKVPAHTVVTKDLVSTELSAVCYYRIENVALCSTALSGVSAVLQALVQVADRDVLAHHDFTHILLDRKRIAQEIQVAIDSVACQWGIKVERAEIEDLSLPIELQQSLAAEAEAKRQAQIKVIAAEGERAACEALKASLDSLSGSPAAIHLRLLQLLHTLRTERPALVLTLPSDLLTLPRDPSPLTLPAPAPNLAPASPIPKGGETKEERKTDSPMM, encoded by the exons ATGCTTCTTCTCATCACAGAGATTCCAAGAGGGATGGAGAAACGTCCGGAGACAGCTTCCCCTCGCCGCACTCCGCGAGCAGGGAGGGTGGCTAAGAGAGAACATTCTAGTTCTCCGACTTCCAGGGGCCGCCATCACAAGGGCACCAAGACAGTGAGGCTCCCTGAGGAACATGAGAAGAAAGAGGGGCCAAAAAGGGATACCTGGGAGGCAGAGACCAACGGAGAGGCGGATAAAGAGATAGACAGGCCAGTCAAGTCCACGTCTACTGTTGTGGATGTGGAtaatgtgagagagaaagagaggggagaggagaacgaGGAGTTCATGGCGCTACTAGAGAGTGAATGGCAGGAGGAAG GCGTGAAGCCGAGGAGTCTTGGAGTGTGTGAGTGGCTACTCATGGTGTTGGCTCTAACCCTGGTCATTCTGTTCTTTCCCATCTCCATCTGGTTCTGTGTGAAG GTTGTGAGGGAGCATGAAAGAGCTGTGATCTTCAGACTGGGTCACCTACTGCGAGGGAGACCCAGGGGACCAG GTCTACTTTTCTACCTCCCACTACTCGATGTTTTCCAGAAAGTGGACATCCGTCTAAAAATGCTCAAGGTCCCAGCTCACACG GTGGTGACCAAGGATCTGGTGAGCACGGAGCTGAGCGCGGTGTGTTACTACCGTATAGAGAATGTGGCTCTGTGCAGCACGGCCCTGTCGGGTGTGAGTGCCGTGCTGCAGGCCCTGGTACAGGTGGCAGACAGAGACGTTCTTGCCCACCACGACTTCACCCACATTCTGCTGGACAGGAAGAGGATCGCCCAGGAGATCCAG GTGGCTATCGATTCTGTAGCTTGTCAGTGGGGGATCAAGGTGGAGAGAGCAGAAAT AGAGGATCTTTCTCTCCCCATTGAGCTGCAGCAAAGCCTAGCGGCAGAGGCTGAGGCTAAGAGACAAGCCCAAATCAAG GTGAttgcagcagagggagagagggcagccTGCGAGGCTCTGAAGGCATCTCTGGACTCCCTCTCTGGTTCCCCGGCCGCCATCCACCTCCGTCTCCTCCAGCTGCTACACACCCTCCGCACCGAACGCCCAGCACTGGTCCTCACCCTCCCCTCGGACCTCCTCACCCTGCCCCGTGACCCCTCACCCTTAACCTTACCCGCCCCAGCTCCAAACCTGGCTCCAGCCAGTCCCATCCCAAAAGGAGGAGAAACCAAAGAGGAGCGGAAGACTGACTCGCCGATGATGtag